One window of the Micropterus dolomieu isolate WLL.071019.BEF.003 ecotype Adirondacks linkage group LG08, ASM2129224v1, whole genome shotgun sequence genome contains the following:
- the LOC123975559 gene encoding amphoterin-induced protein 3-like: MTSGLYTGPLLVLVCLLRSSEETCPSMCLCVSDTVSCSSSGLAKLPHSLPSFSVTLDLSHNHLSWLGPGGFKRMPRLENLRMAHNQVSSLGHGAFHNASGLRLLDLSSNKLHVVEQHYFQGLWRLEELLLFNNKITQVEAGTLSGLSSLKKAYFSLNQITHFPFFSIQDHSHPFLNMLDLSSNRMTRIPWEDVKALPGLVQRGLYLHNNSLICDCSMYSVFWHWDLRGYDSLKDFTDEHTCTIYGDPQASIRFLRHTRFFHNCTVEKAVSQPVTVLLSSVVVSEGERVRLDCQTSLSSTELSFTWLSTSKGYITQASINDMLMTLFANGTLEIQAAKVNDSGLYVCTAVDIKQARNATREVNVTVLLPAAESFNTGYTTLLGCLVTMVFILMYLYLTPCRSSCCKQPKPPHIPIATYDPSDLTSVFSPSTRHQPKIQTNKHVAFMEPMIHEDGAELTPAS; encoded by the coding sequence ATGACCTCTGGACTGTATACAGGCCCTCTCCTGGTTCTGGTCTGTCTCCTCCGTAGCTCTGAGGAGACCTGTCCCTCCATGTGCCTCTGTGTATCTGACACAGTGAGTTGTAGCTCCAGTGGTCTGGCCAAGCTACCTCATTCCCTGCCCTCCTTCTCTGTCACCCTCGACCTCAGCCACAACCATTTGTCGTGGCTGGGTCCGGGTGGCTTCAAGAGGATGCCCAGACTGGAAAACCTCCGTATGGCCCACAATCAGGTCAGCTCCCTGGGCCATGGTGCGTTTCACAATGCCTCCGGCCTCAGGCTCCTCGACCTGTCCTCTAACAAGCTGCATGTGGTGGAGCAACACTACTTCCAGGGGCTGTGGAGGCTGGAGGAGCTGCTTCTCTTCAATAATAAGATCACACAGGTGGAGGCCGGCACGCTGAGCGGTCTGAGCAGCTTAAAAAAGGCCTACTTTAGCCTCAACCAGATCACACACTTCCCATTCTTCTCCATCCAAGACCACAGTCATCCTTTCCTGAACATGCTGGACCTCTCGTCGAATCGTATGACTCGTATACCATGGGAGGACGTGAAAGCTTTGCCGGGGTTGGTACAGCGGGGGTTGTACCTCCACAACAACTCTCTGATCTGTGACTGTTCCATGTACAGTGTGTTCTGGCACTGGGATCTGAGGGGTTATGACTCTCTGAAGGACTTTACGGATGAGCACACTTGCACCATCTATGGGGATCCACAAGCATCCATCCGGTTCCTGCGACACACCCGTTTTTTCCACAACTGCACGGTGGAAAAAGCAGTCTCACAGCCAGTGACCGTGCTCCTCTCCAGCGTGGTGGTTTCAGAGGGGGAAAGAGTGCGTCTAGACTGCCAAACATCCCTGAGTAGCACAGAACTTTCATTTACATGGCTCTCCACCAGCAAGGGGTACATAACCCAGGCCAGCATAAATGACATGCTAATGACCCTGTTTGCTAATGGTACCTTGGAGATCCAAGCAGCCAAGGTCAATGACTCAGGTCTGTACGTGTGCACAGCGGTGGATATTAAACAGGCACGAAATGCAACCCGTGAGGTGAATGTGACCGTGCTGCTGCCTGCAGCCGAGTCATTCAACACCGGCTACACCACGTTGCTGGGCTGTTTGGTGACCATGGTCTTCATCCTCATGTACCTCTACCTGACTCCATGTCGCAGCAGCTGCTGTAAACAGCCCAAACCTCCACATATCCCCATTGCGACCTACGACCCCAGCGACCTAACTTCCGTTTTCTCCCCTTCTACAAGACACCAGCCCAAAATCCAAACTAACAAGCATGTAGCATTCATGGAGCCAATGATACACGAGGACGGAGCAGAACTGACACCTGCAAGTTGa